A window of Halomonas sp. H10-9-1 contains these coding sequences:
- a CDS encoding lysylphosphatidylglycerol synthase transmembrane domain-containing protein — MTSAVNHLEGWRLRALILSIVVATAGYLAFSLWGGWEEVVAAFVQIGLLGTLIALSLSLVNYGLRFGRWQLYLSQLGHRVPWSPSLRIYLSGFALTTTPGKAGEAFRGVLLKQRGVPFPATFAAFISERLSDLVAIVLLTLVGLAQYPQARGIVLAGVLGIGVVLACLSSQTLLDRLHRWASARQGKLMALVAHASEMLGGARRCHRPGLLGVATVISVVAWGAEALAFYWMLGWLGADISLSFAIFVYALSMLAGALSFLPGGLGGAEAVMVSLLVLKGMTMPAAIAATVFIRLATLWFAVVIGLVALIRSRHGEVPAEEAA, encoded by the coding sequence ATGACCTCGGCGGTGAACCACCTGGAGGGGTGGCGTCTGCGCGCGCTGATCCTCTCCATCGTGGTGGCAACCGCCGGCTACCTGGCGTTCTCCCTGTGGGGCGGCTGGGAAGAGGTCGTGGCTGCCTTCGTCCAGATCGGCCTGCTGGGCACGCTGATCGCCCTGAGCCTGTCCCTGGTGAACTATGGCCTGCGCTTCGGGCGCTGGCAGCTCTACCTGTCGCAGCTGGGCCATCGCGTGCCCTGGTCACCGAGCCTGCGCATCTACTTGAGTGGCTTTGCCCTGACCACCACCCCCGGCAAGGCGGGCGAGGCCTTCCGCGGCGTGCTCCTCAAGCAGCGTGGCGTACCGTTCCCGGCGACCTTCGCCGCCTTCATCAGCGAGCGGCTCTCCGATCTCGTCGCCATCGTGCTGCTCACCCTGGTGGGGCTGGCCCAGTACCCCCAGGCGCGGGGTATTGTGCTCGCCGGGGTGCTGGGCATCGGGGTGGTGCTGGCCTGCCTGTCGAGCCAGACGCTGCTAGACCGGCTGCACCGCTGGGCCTCGGCCCGCCAGGGCAAGCTGATGGCCCTGGTCGCCCATGCCAGCGAGATGCTGGGCGGCGCGCGGCGCTGTCACCGTCCGGGCCTGCTGGGCGTGGCCACCGTGATCAGCGTGGTCGCCTGGGGCGCCGAGGCACTGGCCTTCTACTGGATGCTGGGCTGGCTGGGCGCCGACATCTCGTTGTCATTCGCCATCTTCGTCTACGCGCTGTCGATGCTGGCCGGCGCGCTGAGCTTCCTGCCGGGCGGCCTGGGCGGCGCCGAGGCGGTGATGGTCTCGCTGCTGGTCCTCAAGGGCATGACGATGCCCGCCGCCATCGCGGCGACGGTGTTCATTCGCCTGGCCACGCTGTGGTTTGCCGTGGTGATTGGCCTGGTGGCCCTGATCCGTAGCCGTCACGGGGAA